CCCCGCCCGTGTGGGGCGGCCTACCCTGTTTTCACGGCGAACAAAACGCACCGCTGTACCGTTGCACACAGACACCCCAGTTGTGCGTGCCGGCCAGCCAAAACATTTGGAGATACGACGTAGCTGCAGTTTCGTGCTCACGCTCGTAATCGTGCTCGTAATCGTAATCGCACACTCGATTTGCACCGAAACCTGCGGGACATACCGGCTACGACACTTCCTATACTGCTCTAACGCATGTCACCTTGATAGCCGGCTTTTTGGGCATTTAACGCCCATTTATTGTATTGTTGAACAACTCTGTGCTAGACTAAAAACTTGGGAGCCGGGAACTGGGACCTGATTCGCGCATGTCGGGCTGCGAACAATCCTCGGCCGCGCGGTGTCAAAATAGGTGGATCGACGTCCCGCGTGTCGAAGCACGATGAAGTTGCCGTGAGTACACGGTGGAATGATACGAATCCGTCGGCTTGACGAAACTGGAGAAAAGCAATGTTCCAAAAAGTACTGGCGTTCGTGGCGGTTGGTTTGCTGGTGGCAGGAAGTTTGGGTTGCGGTGGCGGAAGTCCTACGGTATACGAAAGCCAACCAGGCCCAATCGCAAACCCGGCCCTCGACAGGGCCCTACAGAAAGAAGCGGCTGGTGAGGAACTCACTGGCAAGGAAAAGCGAATTCTCGAAGACGCGCGCGAAGCCGGCGCGGTGCCTGGTGGCGCTGGCGACGCGGCGGCCGCGCCCGCGCAGCAATAGCTCGGAATGCTGTCGGGCCTGAATCGTCATTAACGGGATCGACGCGCGGATCAGATTCGCGTTCTGCCCCGACAATATACTCGACTGATAATGCTGGCCGATATCGGTCGCGCGCCAACCACGCACGTCGAATTCGGCCGGTTTATTTTTCCTGCACACCCATGAAAGGCCGCCATCACTTGCGCTTAGACTTTCTCAGGATCACCACGAATATCGCTGTGAGTTCATCGCACTCTTTATGGAGAGCCTCCAATCGTTTGGATGGCATGAGTCCGCTTTCTGCAAGTAGTTCAAGCCAATACGACGTCTCCTCCAATTCTCGGAGACAATCGCCAGCCTTCGCGATAAATTCGGGTTTGCTGCGGCCCCGGTACGCTTCCCGATAGTTCGCGCCGACTGACGTTCCCGAGCGAAGGACTTGGCGTCCGAGTACCTGCGCGGCCGTCGTCTTCGGAAGATGTGAGTACATGCGAACTATCCGCAGCGCAATGGCTTTTGTCCTCTCCCGAAGATCAATTACTTCTTTCTTACTTCCTCCTTCTTCAATCACGCTCACGCGCCCCCCCCCCACGCAATCC
The sequence above is a segment of the Candidatus Hydrogenedentota bacterium genome. Coding sequences within it:
- a CDS encoding four helix bundle protein, encoding MYSHLPKTTAAQVLGRQVLRSGTSVGANYREAYRGRSKPEFIAKAGDCLRELEETSYWLELLAESGLMPSKRLEALHKECDELTAIFVVILRKSKRK